In Nocardioides cavernae, a single genomic region encodes these proteins:
- a CDS encoding lysylphosphatidylglycerol synthase domain-containing protein encodes MVIVVIVLVCGWLASTFLGAIDWSSVGEALGRLTVWQLLALGAVLLVRQTLNALPLALFIDGLGAGRALLSDLVASVTAVVAPPPGDMVVRVAMFRGWGIEASRGLAGATMNMVVFYVNRFAAPLIGLAVLTVLGSGTSQVAGALVSVAIAIALAVLVSLAVRREQFAARLGRRAATIVRRARSSVDPDAWVRSSTGFQQHIVADYRRSFPRSLLALSAMVLADACILLLAIRFVGIPAEAVPAYEVIGIFFLAYPLTLPPMMGLGIYDVVLLGAFMEVGGDALEPELVAALTVWRAVTILGPVALGGVVALVWRGRLGEATGDTS; translated from the coding sequence GTGGTCATCGTGGTCATCGTCCTGGTCTGCGGGTGGCTGGCCTCCACGTTCCTGGGCGCCATCGACTGGTCGTCGGTGGGAGAGGCGCTCGGCAGGCTGACGGTTTGGCAGCTGCTCGCGCTCGGGGCGGTGCTGCTCGTGCGCCAGACGCTCAATGCCCTCCCGCTTGCGTTGTTCATCGACGGCCTGGGCGCGGGACGCGCCCTGCTCAGCGACCTCGTCGCGTCGGTCACGGCTGTCGTGGCGCCCCCTCCGGGCGACATGGTCGTCCGCGTGGCCATGTTCCGCGGCTGGGGGATCGAGGCCTCACGGGGCCTCGCCGGAGCCACGATGAACATGGTCGTCTTCTACGTCAACCGCTTCGCCGCTCCTCTCATCGGCCTTGCCGTCCTGACGGTCCTGGGCAGTGGCACGTCGCAGGTGGCGGGCGCCCTGGTGAGCGTGGCGATCGCCATCGCCCTCGCCGTGCTCGTCTCGCTCGCCGTCCGCCGTGAGCAGTTCGCCGCCCGCCTGGGACGGAGGGCCGCGACCATCGTGCGGCGCGCGCGCTCCTCGGTCGACCCCGACGCGTGGGTCCGCTCGTCGACCGGGTTCCAGCAGCACATCGTGGCCGACTACCGCCGGTCCTTCCCGCGGTCGCTGCTCGCGCTGAGCGCCATGGTGCTCGCGGACGCCTGCATCCTGCTGCTGGCCATCCGGTTCGTGGGCATCCCCGCGGAGGCCGTGCCGGCGTACGAGGTGATCGGCATCTTCTTCCTGGCCTACCCCCTGACCCTGCCGCCGATGATGGGCCTGGGCATCTACGACGTGGTCCTGCTCGGGGCGTTCATGGAGGTCGGGGGTGACGCGCTCGAGCCCGAGCTGGTGGCGGCGCTCACGGTGTGGCGAGCCGTGACGATCCTCGGCCCGGTCGCTCTCGGTGGGGTCGTCGCCCTCGTGTGGCGGGGACGTCTGGGCGAGGCGACCGGGGACACCTCGTGA
- a CDS encoding DUF4203 domain-containing protein yields the protein MEALVLVLVGVLLAVGGIWSIRLVLVCAGAGAAWLVADAFGASAGTSALIAAASGLLALLVGILAARVLFFVVGLVVGAVVGARLFTILDTGDASVLLAVVFVPAVAVVGGVALERWRERLVGWVTAIGGSALVLAGLGRVDSDVRFVSDPGDYGEQAISVAAWVLLAVLARVVQRRVGGSRGRSS from the coding sequence ATGGAAGCACTGGTGCTGGTCCTCGTCGGTGTGCTGCTCGCGGTCGGAGGCATCTGGTCGATTCGCCTGGTGCTGGTGTGCGCCGGTGCGGGGGCGGCCTGGCTGGTGGCCGACGCCTTCGGGGCGAGCGCGGGCACCTCGGCGCTGATCGCGGCCGCCAGCGGCCTGCTCGCCCTGCTCGTCGGAATCCTCGCAGCGAGGGTGCTCTTCTTCGTCGTGGGACTGGTGGTGGGCGCGGTCGTCGGGGCGCGCCTCTTCACCATCCTCGACACCGGTGATGCGAGCGTCCTGCTGGCCGTCGTCTTCGTGCCCGCCGTCGCCGTCGTCGGCGGGGTGGCGCTCGAGCGCTGGCGGGAGCGGTTGGTCGGGTGGGTGACTGCCATCGGCGGCTCCGCCCTCGTCCTGGCCGGCCTGGGTCGCGTCGACTCCGACGTCCGGTTCGTCAGCGATCCGGGGGACTACGGCGAGCAGGCGATCTCCGTCGCGGCCTGGGTCCTGCTGGCGGTCCTGGCCCGCGTCGTCCAGAGAAGGGTCGGTGGGTCACGCGGCAGGTCGTCGTGA
- a CDS encoding RNA polymerase subunit sigma-70 — MTIDTWTERTGEAVVMGTLQDMDEGAFADLAERHRRELHVHCYRMLGSFQDAEDAVQETFLKAWRARETYEGRSTVRAWLYRIATNTCLDLIARRRPEPARGGEVRWLQPYPDSLLDELPTDGADDPESKALERETIELAYVVAVQHLAPRPRAALILRDVMGWPAKDVADLLGDSVNSVNSALQRARAGMREHLPSERQEWTGDDGDVESRELVRRFTDASVAADIDTVATMLRHDVRYSMPPWEGLLVGRDAVVADWTANGYPEMTGLRAVPTAVNRQPAVAYYLWNEEQAAHLPLTIDVLRVSGDLVTEVTIFGAERFDSLGLPERLPAEGGER; from the coding sequence ATGACCATCGACACGTGGACGGAACGAACGGGGGAGGCGGTCGTCATGGGCACGCTCCAGGACATGGACGAGGGCGCGTTCGCGGACCTGGCCGAGCGCCACCGCCGCGAGCTGCACGTCCACTGCTACCGGATGCTCGGGTCGTTCCAGGACGCCGAGGACGCGGTGCAGGAGACGTTCCTCAAGGCCTGGCGCGCCCGGGAGACGTACGAGGGACGCTCGACGGTGCGGGCCTGGCTCTACCGCATCGCCACCAACACCTGCCTCGACCTGATCGCGCGCCGCCGTCCCGAGCCGGCGCGTGGCGGTGAGGTGAGGTGGCTGCAGCCCTACCCCGACAGCCTCCTCGACGAGCTGCCCACTGACGGTGCCGACGACCCGGAGAGCAAGGCGCTCGAGCGGGAGACCATCGAGCTGGCGTACGTCGTCGCGGTGCAGCACCTCGCCCCGCGCCCCCGCGCCGCGCTGATCCTGCGCGACGTGATGGGCTGGCCGGCCAAGGACGTCGCCGACCTGCTCGGCGACTCGGTGAACTCCGTCAACAGCGCGCTGCAGCGGGCCCGCGCGGGGATGCGCGAGCACCTGCCCAGCGAGCGGCAGGAGTGGACCGGTGACGACGGGGACGTCGAGAGCCGCGAGCTCGTGCGCCGCTTCACCGACGCCAGCGTGGCCGCCGACATCGACACCGTGGCCACCATGCTGCGGCACGACGTCCGCTACTCGATGCCGCCGTGGGAGGGCCTGCTCGTCGGCCGGGACGCGGTCGTCGCGGACTGGACCGCCAACGGCTACCCGGAGATGACCGGCCTGCGGGCGGTCCCGACGGCGGTGAACCGCCAGCCCGCGGTCGCCTACTACCTCTGGAACGAGGAGCAGGCGGCGCACCTGCCGCTGACGATCGACGTGCTGCGCGTCTCCGGCGACCTGGTCACCGAGGTGACCATCTTCGGCGCCGAACGGTTCGACTCGCTGGGCCTGCCCGAGCGCCTGCCGGCCGAGGGCGGCGAGCGATGA
- a CDS encoding DUF6069 family protein produces the protein MSRGRRLAVTGLGAAVAAAALNAVVAALARAAGVDLEVTGGEAIPVSGIAFVTVVFSVLGLLIAAALSRWSDSPVQWWLRTTVVLTAVSLVPPFLAAADAATAATLVTLHLLAAAVVVPTVARTLRTPA, from the coding sequence ATGAGCCGGGGCAGGCGCCTCGCCGTCACCGGGCTCGGTGCCGCGGTCGCGGCCGCGGCGCTCAACGCCGTCGTCGCGGCCCTCGCCCGGGCTGCCGGCGTCGACCTCGAGGTCACGGGCGGCGAGGCGATCCCCGTGTCGGGCATCGCCTTCGTCACGGTCGTCTTCTCGGTCCTCGGGCTGCTCATCGCCGCGGCCCTGTCGCGGTGGAGCGACAGCCCGGTCCAGTGGTGGCTGCGGACGACGGTGGTGCTGACGGCGGTGTCGCTGGTGCCGCCCTTCCTGGCCGCCGCCGACGCGGCCACGGCAGCGACGCTCGTCACGCTCCACCTGCTCGCCGCAGCGGTCGTGGTCCCGACCGTCGCGCGGACCCTACGCACCCCGGCCTGA
- a CDS encoding acyltransferase family protein has translation MTPAPPDRAVSTKAVPRGFRDDIQGMRALAVLGILVFHAGIAPYPGGFVTLDVFFVLSGFLITTLLLREVARTGTIDLVGFYVRRARRILPAATVAIIGTVVASWLWLNPLDARDASVDGVWAALFGANIRFAIEEIDYFTATDPPSPLQHFWSLSVEEQFYLVMPLALLASIVVATLVLRRRDVGAHRAGIVTVLALATAASLAWSVHASTASPESAYFSTFTRVWEFAAGGLLAVFAPRLARGLGHLARNVVAVAGLGLIGVALFVVTEASPFPGWLALLPVLGTSAVILAGTGLDDGPLPLAQRALGVRPMRVVGDASYSLYLWHWPVLVVAEQRVGRDLRPVELVVALAVTAMMTWASYRLVETPFRTVSTAKRPRGMLLYPAAVSVAVACCLAATSLIDRQLVGQDAPISADDYERTVDGSRISDDPWVGLVQASVRAAAAERRIPRDIRPELRDLKDDRADLGDCEYIGTPADLCPSGDLDADRTMVVLGNSHGRHWIPAFDRIAEQAGWRTYYLVKSQCTPARVQMVRGGGRVKPWQGCLDFNAWAEDRIRELDPELVVVSTSGAPNVEVDGEVERSTDGVVAELEKGFDRLFADLLPLTKRLVLLEDVPRRTISPERCLAEKDAHLGSCLSGTAERADRVTRTSIDAADRAGVEVVPTRQWFCDDGRCPAVVADMVAQRDEGHVTTTYARSLATPLGRALGLLPEARGGGKGSNGGGGRDRDRGGR, from the coding sequence GTGACCCCCGCACCTCCCGACCGGGCCGTGAGCACGAAGGCCGTACCCCGTGGCTTCCGCGACGACATCCAGGGCATGCGTGCCCTGGCCGTCCTCGGCATCCTGGTCTTCCACGCCGGCATCGCCCCCTATCCGGGCGGGTTCGTCACCCTCGACGTCTTCTTCGTGCTCTCCGGCTTCCTCATCACCACCCTCCTGCTGCGGGAGGTGGCGAGGACTGGGACCATCGACCTCGTCGGCTTCTACGTCCGCCGCGCGCGACGGATCCTGCCGGCCGCCACCGTCGCGATCATCGGCACCGTCGTCGCGTCGTGGCTGTGGCTGAACCCGCTCGACGCGCGTGACGCCTCCGTCGACGGCGTGTGGGCGGCCCTCTTCGGGGCCAACATCCGCTTCGCCATCGAGGAGATCGACTACTTCACGGCGACCGACCCGCCGTCACCGCTCCAGCACTTCTGGTCGCTGTCGGTGGAGGAGCAGTTCTACCTCGTCATGCCGCTCGCGCTGCTCGCGTCGATCGTGGTCGCCACCCTCGTGCTCCGCCGCCGCGACGTAGGCGCCCACCGGGCGGGCATCGTCACCGTCCTGGCCCTGGCGACCGCGGCCAGCCTGGCGTGGTCGGTGCACGCGTCGACCGCCTCGCCGGAGAGCGCCTACTTCTCCACCTTCACCCGCGTGTGGGAGTTCGCTGCCGGCGGCCTGCTCGCCGTCTTCGCGCCCCGCCTCGCCCGCGGCCTCGGCCACCTGGCGCGCAACGTCGTCGCGGTCGCGGGCCTCGGACTGATCGGCGTCGCGCTGTTCGTCGTGACCGAGGCGTCGCCGTTCCCCGGCTGGCTCGCGCTGCTGCCGGTCCTCGGGACGAGCGCGGTGATCCTCGCGGGCACGGGTCTCGACGACGGCCCGCTGCCGCTCGCCCAACGCGCCCTCGGGGTGCGCCCGATGCGGGTCGTCGGCGACGCGTCCTACTCGCTCTACCTGTGGCACTGGCCGGTGCTCGTCGTCGCCGAGCAGCGCGTCGGTCGCGACCTGCGGCCCGTCGAGCTGGTGGTGGCGCTCGCCGTGACCGCGATGATGACGTGGGCGTCGTACCGCCTCGTCGAGACGCCGTTCCGCACGGTGAGTACGGCGAAGCGCCCCCGCGGCATGCTGCTCTACCCGGCTGCCGTGTCGGTCGCCGTGGCCTGCTGCCTGGCCGCCACCAGCCTCATCGACCGCCAGCTGGTGGGGCAGGACGCCCCGATCTCGGCCGACGACTACGAGCGGACCGTCGACGGCTCCCGGATCTCGGACGACCCGTGGGTCGGCCTCGTGCAGGCGTCCGTACGGGCCGCGGCCGCCGAGCGGCGGATCCCCCGCGACATCCGACCGGAGCTGCGCGACCTGAAGGACGACCGGGCCGACCTCGGCGACTGCGAGTACATCGGGACTCCGGCAGACCTGTGCCCGTCCGGCGACCTCGACGCGGACCGCACCATGGTGGTGCTCGGCAACTCGCACGGCCGGCACTGGATCCCGGCCTTCGACCGGATCGCGGAGCAGGCGGGCTGGCGCACCTACTACCTGGTGAAGTCGCAGTGCACCCCCGCGCGCGTGCAGATGGTGCGCGGCGGCGGACGGGTCAAGCCGTGGCAGGGCTGCCTCGACTTCAACGCCTGGGCGGAGGACCGGATCCGTGAGCTCGACCCGGAGCTCGTCGTCGTGTCGACGTCGGGTGCGCCCAACGTCGAGGTGGACGGCGAGGTGGAGCGCAGCACCGACGGCGTCGTCGCGGAGCTGGAGAAGGGCTTCGACCGGCTCTTCGCCGACCTGCTCCCGCTGACGAAGCGTCTCGTGCTGCTCGAGGACGTGCCCCGGCGCACGATCTCGCCCGAGCGGTGCCTGGCCGAGAAGGACGCCCACCTCGGCAGCTGCCTCAGTGGCACCGCCGAGCGGGCCGACCGGGTCACCCGCACGAGCATCGACGCCGCCGACCGCGCCGGCGTCGAGGTGGTTCCGACGCGTCAGTGGTTCTGCGACGACGGCCGCTGCCCGGCGGTGGTCGCCGACATGGTGGCGCAGCGCGACGAGGGCCACGTGACGACGACGTACGCCCGCTCGCTCGCGACGCCGCTCGGCCGCGCCCTCGGCCTGCTGCCGGAGGCGAGGGGCGGCGGGAAGGGGTCGAACGGCGGCGGCGGCCGGGACCGGGACCGCGGCGGGCGCTGA
- a CDS encoding MmcQ/YjbR family DNA-binding protein yields MAVVDDVLALGSGLDRSYVVTVRGRLKFRVGSIVYTAFSEDESVMGFAFPKEERAALVDSDPRFHLPGESDMRFNWVHTTLADLDAAEARELVVDAWRMVVPQKLARAYDVAHPSGPG; encoded by the coding sequence ATGGCTGTGGTCGACGACGTCCTCGCGCTCGGCTCAGGGCTGGACAGGTCCTACGTGGTCACCGTCCGGGGGCGTCTGAAGTTCCGGGTGGGCTCCATCGTCTACACGGCGTTCTCGGAGGACGAGTCGGTGATGGGGTTCGCGTTCCCCAAGGAGGAGCGCGCCGCGCTGGTCGACAGCGATCCCCGGTTCCACCTGCCGGGCGAGTCGGACATGCGGTTCAACTGGGTGCACACCACGCTCGCGGACCTCGACGCGGCGGAGGCGCGCGAGCTGGTCGTCGACGCCTGGCGGATGGTCGTCCCGCAGAAGCTTGCCCGTGCGTACGACGTCGCGCACCCCTCCGGGCCGGGCTGA
- a CDS encoding BLUF domain-containing protein, giving the protein MRSDDPSGDPRILTLTYTSSVTDLLSVTQLVELIEQIRSKNERLGVTGLLLYSGGNVIQTLEGTSYAVYQVFDAIRADTRHGDVRLLDRRYVGDRSFGTWSMGFRNVSAREVADLQDFNEFARQSVGHDLVDHAASAFELLGTFRVNTA; this is encoded by the coding sequence ATGCGCAGTGACGACCCCAGCGGCGATCCCCGGATCCTCACGCTGACCTACACGAGCTCGGTCACCGACCTGTTGTCGGTGACCCAGCTCGTCGAGCTGATCGAGCAGATCCGCTCCAAGAACGAGCGTCTCGGGGTCACCGGCCTGCTGCTCTACAGCGGCGGCAACGTCATCCAGACGCTCGAGGGGACGTCGTACGCCGTCTACCAGGTGTTCGACGCGATCCGCGCCGACACCCGCCACGGCGACGTACGCCTCCTCGACCGGCGCTACGTGGGTGACCGGTCCTTCGGCACCTGGTCGATGGGCTTCCGCAACGTCTCGGCCCGCGAGGTCGCCGACCTGCAGGACTTCAACGAGTTCGCCCGGCAGTCGGTGGGACATGACCTCGTCGACCACGCCGCCTCGGCCTTCGAGCTGCTCGGGACCTTCCGGGTCAACACCGCCTGA
- a CDS encoding LLM class flavin-dependent oxidoreductase, translated as MRLPDPALVVLVGASGAGKSTWAAAHYRGEEVVSSDALRGVLGSGPHDLDASTDAFAVLETIVAARLGRRLTTVVDTLGLEATKRRAWLDAARACGLPAVAVVLDTPDAECRRRNGARDRPVPAPVLAGQLRSVRDVRPLLDAEGWDLVVTVAADDAAPPPVPAAAPRSREQRTSSLGLRSVLQVSRFPWGEDPLAWLTDVARAADEAGFAGLALMDHLIQVPQVGRAWDPIPEPWVTLGAIAAAGTGLELGTLCTPVTFRPAGVTAKAAATLSALTDGRAFVGVGAGWFEREHAAYGIPFRRPVSASTTSSGPW; from the coding sequence GTGCGACTTCCCGACCCGGCCCTCGTGGTGCTCGTCGGCGCCTCGGGGGCCGGGAAGTCGACCTGGGCCGCGGCCCACTACCGCGGCGAGGAGGTCGTCTCCTCCGACGCCCTCCGCGGGGTCCTGGGCAGCGGTCCGCACGACCTCGACGCCTCGACCGACGCGTTCGCGGTCCTCGAGACGATCGTCGCCGCGCGGCTCGGCCGCCGTCTGACCACCGTGGTCGACACCCTCGGGCTGGAAGCGACGAAGCGACGTGCCTGGCTCGACGCGGCCCGCGCGTGCGGACTGCCGGCGGTCGCCGTCGTCCTCGACACCCCGGACGCCGAGTGCCGCCGCCGCAACGGCGCCCGCGACCGACCGGTCCCGGCTCCGGTGCTCGCCGGCCAGCTGCGCTCGGTGCGCGACGTACGCCCCCTGCTGGACGCCGAGGGGTGGGACCTCGTGGTCACGGTCGCCGCGGACGACGCGGCACCCCCGCCCGTCCCCGCGGCCGCACCCCGATCCCGCGAGCAGCGGACGTCGAGCCTCGGGCTGCGGTCCGTCCTGCAGGTGTCGCGCTTCCCGTGGGGCGAGGACCCGCTGGCCTGGCTGACCGACGTGGCCCGCGCCGCGGACGAGGCGGGCTTCGCCGGGCTGGCGCTGATGGACCACCTCATCCAGGTGCCCCAGGTCGGCCGGGCGTGGGACCCGATACCGGAGCCGTGGGTGACCCTCGGCGCGATCGCCGCGGCCGGCACCGGGCTGGAGCTCGGCACCCTCTGCACGCCCGTGACCTTCCGTCCGGCGGGCGTCACGGCGAAGGCCGCCGCCACCCTGTCGGCGCTGACCGACGGCCGTGCCTTCGTCGGCGTCGGCGCCGGGTGGTTCGAGCGGGAGCACGCTGCGTACGGCATCCCCTTCCGCCGGCCCGTGAGCGCCTCGACGACCTCGAGCGGGCCGTGGTGA
- a CDS encoding LLM class flavin-dependent oxidoreductase has protein sequence MKALWAAGTKAYDDHGVVLPETTSYPRPAGPIPVVVGGSGERRTLRIAAQHGDACNLRTTDEGELERLVGVLHAHCDDVGRDRSEVAVTVLDLPVVGADRDDVWARVETLRGRTPAATYAARTHAATVAGHRDRWARLAGLGVSTIFIATPDLGGPDDVLALRGLNA, from the coding sequence ATGAAGGCCCTCTGGGCGGCCGGCACCAAGGCGTACGACGACCACGGCGTCGTGCTGCCAGAGACGACCTCCTACCCCCGTCCGGCCGGCCCGATCCCGGTCGTGGTCGGCGGCTCGGGTGAGCGCCGCACCCTGCGCATCGCGGCGCAGCACGGCGACGCCTGCAACCTCCGCACGACCGACGAGGGCGAGCTCGAGCGGCTGGTCGGCGTCCTGCACGCGCACTGCGACGACGTCGGTCGCGACCGCTCCGAGGTGGCGGTGACGGTGCTCGACCTGCCCGTCGTGGGTGCCGACCGCGACGACGTGTGGGCGCGCGTCGAGACGCTCCGCGGGCGCACGCCGGCAGCGACGTACGCCGCCCGCACGCACGCCGCGACCGTCGCCGGTCACCGCGACCGGTGGGCCCGGCTCGCGGGGCTCGGCGTGTCGACGATCTTCATCGCCACCCCCGACCTCGGAGGTCCCGACGACGTTCTCGCCCTTCGGGGGCTGAACGCCTGA
- a CDS encoding aldo/keto reductase — MQTRTLGQHKVGAIGLGLMTFDQTGTQPRQQLLDTVSAALDAGVTLLDTADAYGPGDEKGAGAQGENERLIASILDELGARDRVVLATKGGHVRTEGGGWDVDSSAAHLKSAVDASLQRLGVEQIALWQHHRPDPKVSYDEVIGTLKEIADSGKVAHVGLSNADPQQIRDAHAVLGDALASVQNQFSPKFRSSRPEIDVCEELGLAFLPWSPLGGLSDAKELADKHPAFAEIARERGVSAQQVALAWELAQSPVVIPIPGAKRPTSITDSAAAAEIELTADELARLDAS; from the coding sequence ATGCAGACGCGCACCCTCGGACAGCACAAGGTCGGCGCCATCGGGCTCGGCCTCATGACCTTCGACCAGACCGGGACCCAGCCCCGCCAGCAGCTCCTCGACACCGTGTCCGCGGCCCTCGATGCGGGCGTCACGCTCCTCGACACCGCCGACGCCTACGGCCCCGGCGACGAGAAGGGTGCCGGTGCGCAGGGTGAGAACGAGCGGCTCATCGCCTCGATCCTCGACGAGCTCGGCGCCCGCGACCGGGTCGTGCTCGCCACCAAGGGCGGCCACGTCCGCACCGAGGGCGGCGGCTGGGACGTCGACTCGTCGGCGGCCCACCTCAAATCGGCGGTCGACGCGAGCCTGCAGCGCCTCGGGGTGGAGCAGATCGCGCTCTGGCAGCACCACCGGCCCGACCCGAAGGTCTCCTACGACGAGGTCATCGGCACGCTGAAGGAGATCGCCGACAGCGGCAAGGTCGCCCACGTGGGCCTCTCCAACGCCGACCCGCAGCAGATCCGCGACGCCCACGCGGTCCTCGGCGACGCGCTCGCCAGCGTGCAGAACCAGTTCAGCCCCAAGTTCCGCTCCAGCCGGCCCGAGATCGACGTCTGCGAGGAGCTCGGCCTGGCCTTCCTGCCGTGGAGCCCGCTCGGCGGCCTCTCCGACGCCAAGGAGCTCGCCGACAAGCACCCTGCCTTCGCCGAGATCGCCCGGGAGCGCGGCGTCAGTGCGCAGCAGGTGGCGCTGGCCTGGGAGCTCGCCCAGTCCCCGGTCGTCATCCCGATCCCGGGCGCCAAGCGGCCCACCTCGATCACCGACTCGGCCGCCGCGGCCGAGATCGAGCTCACCGCCGACGAGCTGGCGCGCCTCGACGCGAGCTGA